One part of the Candidatus Krumholzibacteriota bacterium genome encodes these proteins:
- a CDS encoding DUF4070 domain-containing protein codes for MRILIVYPETPSTFYGFRHALRFISKRSNGPPLGLITMAAMLPREWDLRLVDMNVTSLRDQDIASADYVFLGGMNVQERSFREVLGRCDRLGVPVVAGGSMVSLEPERFQGIGSLVLGEAEELMPRLVEDLRRGSPAAIYKADGFPDVTATPMPRWDLLDTKAYASMNVQYSRGCPFNCEFCSIAALNGRRTRVKSAAQFVAELECLRSNGWRDDIFVVDDNFIGNRRNLKEEVLPAIIDWSRRNRRPFAFTTEASIDLADDPELVALMVEAGFRSVFVGIESTDDASLAECGKRQNRGRNMLDSVRSLQRAGLRVQAGFIVGFDSDSPKIFRRMFEFIQQSGIVEAMVGLLNAPPQTRLFDRLDREKRLVRSSSGNNTDGSTNFVPRMGYQTLVNGYTALVQKLYSNRRYYDRVRRFLATYEPPARGSSGVPFYKLKPLLKTMWSLGVVERGRFDFWRLFFHTLFRQPRLFPMAMTLAVYGLHFRRIAAGIC; via the coding sequence ATGAGAATTCTTATCGTCTATCCGGAGACGCCGTCGACATTCTACGGGTTCCGCCATGCGTTGCGGTTCATTTCCAAGCGCTCCAACGGACCGCCGCTCGGCCTGATCACGATGGCCGCGATGCTGCCTCGGGAGTGGGACCTGCGGCTCGTCGACATGAACGTGACATCCCTGCGCGATCAGGATATCGCGAGTGCCGATTACGTTTTCCTCGGGGGAATGAACGTGCAGGAACGCTCGTTCCGCGAGGTTCTCGGACGGTGCGACCGGCTCGGCGTGCCGGTCGTCGCCGGCGGCTCCATGGTGTCCCTGGAGCCGGAACGCTTCCAGGGAATCGGGAGCCTCGTTCTCGGCGAGGCGGAAGAGCTGATGCCGAGGCTCGTGGAGGATCTCCGCCGCGGCTCGCCGGCAGCCATCTACAAGGCAGACGGATTTCCCGATGTCACCGCGACGCCCATGCCGCGATGGGATCTGCTCGACACGAAGGCCTACGCATCGATGAACGTCCAGTATTCCCGCGGATGCCCGTTCAATTGCGAGTTCTGCAGCATCGCGGCGCTCAACGGGCGCCGCACGAGGGTGAAGAGTGCGGCGCAATTCGTCGCGGAGCTCGAGTGTCTCCGCTCGAACGGCTGGCGTGACGACATCTTCGTCGTCGACGACAACTTCATCGGCAACCGGCGGAACCTGAAAGAGGAGGTTTTGCCGGCCATCATCGACTGGTCGCGCCGCAACCGCCGACCGTTCGCCTTCACGACGGAGGCCTCGATCGATCTCGCCGACGATCCCGAGCTCGTCGCGCTCATGGTCGAGGCGGGATTCCGGTCGGTCTTCGTCGGGATCGAGTCCACCGACGACGCGAGTCTCGCCGAATGCGGGAAGCGCCAGAACCGCGGCAGGAACATGCTCGATTCGGTCAGGTCGCTGCAGCGCGCCGGCCTCCGCGTCCAGGCGGGATTCATCGTCGGCTTCGACAGCGACTCTCCGAAGATCTTCCGCCGGATGTTCGAATTCATCCAGCAGAGCGGGATCGTCGAGGCGATGGTCGGGCTGCTCAACGCGCCGCCACAGACGCGGCTCTTCGACCGGCTGGATCGCGAGAAACGGCTCGTCCGCTCGTCCTCGGGCAACAATACCGACGGATCGACCAACTTCGTGCCGCGGATGGGTTACCAGACGCTCGTCAACGGATACACTGCGCTCGTTCAGAAGCTGTATTCGAACCGCCGTTACTACGATCGCGTCCGCCGGTTTCTCGCGACCTACGAGCCCCCCGCGCGGGGATCGTCGGGTGTGCCGTTCTACAAGCTCAAACCGCTCCTGAAGACGATGTGGTCGCTCGGCGTCGTCGAGCGGGGGCGTTTCGATTTCTGGCGGCTCTTCTTCCACACGCTGTTCCGTCAGCCGCGCCTCTTTCCCATGGCGATGACGCTGGCGGTCTACGGCCTGCACTTCAGGCGGATCGCGGCCGGCATCTGCTGA
- the sppA gene encoding signal peptide peptidase SppA gives MRTIALSALLLFVFATLAAAEVAIPAYHLENPFLFASPGAFGNGLYGWANPGVLSYAESYEFLFAIADRENALEDIDRLGFFTVLPLRASRLAYSFGFIRSQEPYGNVTDFRYAIGGGTRTVGFGVSYGWSTGDTDVFRRENTTSFGLLLRPSRFLSVGGTATYILSSDLESEGVLDVALRPFGTRRLTIFGDASMQDHERPADARWSVGAVVEPLPGLRLAARWFDSDAVTIGVALGFDGFGIRSQSHIDANGEYAYNSHALRFFGRERNVLRAAARENRTYVVLDLRGPVTYQRYRWFDKSLTLSGILRTIDRAERDERVGGIAMNLSGFAGSRELSWEIRERLRLFRASGKKIVAYVDRAGIDHYHLASIADRILLDPAGSITLEGHMMGRYYLTGTLEKLGIGFDELRFLEYKSAFETLSRREMSDADREQLGRINEERHRIAREDICAARGIDPAAFDRMVDDEWVFLPAEAEKRGLVDTLARRDAFEKAIESLEGEAKRLVDPGYLWTDLPPTDERWGETKRIAVVYALGVCAMDEGISARSLVKDIEEVASDSRVAAVVFRVDSPGGDGLASDIVAEAIRTCARSKPVVVSQGAVAGSGGYWISMYGDSIVAAPSTITGSIGVIGGWLYDKGLYDRLGVTTDRVSIGRHADLGLSGPVNLPVRPLSTEERRIRRKNILDFYEIFVDKVAEGRGRPREEIHEIAQGRVWSGSDGLEIGLVDVIGGLDRAIGIASEMAGIAPEEPVKIVERPVPPLFDLGGLVRRNVGAGSRSGLVEETLLGGGLRDYLRFRIDHNGEIMPLMPIDEMELLAE, from the coding sequence ATGAGAACGATCGCCCTGTCCGCGCTCCTCCTTTTCGTATTCGCCACCCTGGCCGCGGCGGAGGTCGCGATTCCGGCCTACCACCTGGAGAACCCCTTCCTTTTCGCCTCCCCCGGCGCGTTCGGGAACGGCCTCTACGGCTGGGCGAACCCGGGAGTGCTCTCCTACGCGGAGAGCTACGAGTTCCTCTTCGCGATCGCCGACCGCGAGAACGCGCTCGAGGACATCGACCGGTTGGGATTCTTCACCGTCCTGCCCCTGCGCGCCTCGCGGCTCGCGTACTCGTTCGGTTTCATCCGGAGCCAGGAGCCGTACGGCAACGTCACCGATTTCCGGTACGCGATCGGAGGCGGAACCCGGACGGTCGGATTCGGCGTGTCCTACGGCTGGTCGACGGGCGACACGGACGTCTTCCGGCGCGAGAACACGACGAGCTTCGGCCTGCTCCTGAGACCGTCCCGCTTTCTCTCGGTCGGCGGCACCGCGACCTACATCCTCTCCAGCGATCTCGAATCGGAAGGAGTGCTCGATGTCGCCCTGCGGCCGTTCGGGACGAGGCGTCTCACGATCTTCGGCGACGCCTCGATGCAGGACCACGAGCGCCCGGCGGACGCGCGGTGGAGCGTGGGAGCCGTCGTCGAGCCGCTTCCCGGTTTGCGCCTCGCCGCGCGATGGTTCGATTCCGATGCCGTGACGATCGGCGTCGCCCTCGGGTTCGACGGCTTCGGCATCCGTTCCCAGTCCCACATCGACGCGAACGGCGAGTACGCCTACAACTCCCATGCGCTCCGGTTCTTCGGACGCGAGCGCAACGTGCTCCGCGCCGCCGCCCGAGAGAACCGAACCTACGTGGTACTCGACCTCAGGGGTCCCGTCACGTACCAGCGGTACCGCTGGTTCGACAAATCGCTCACCCTGTCCGGGATTCTTCGAACGATCGACCGGGCCGAACGGGACGAGCGTGTCGGCGGCATCGCGATGAATCTCTCCGGGTTCGCTGGGAGCCGCGAGCTGTCCTGGGAGATCCGAGAGCGGCTCCGCCTGTTCCGGGCCTCGGGCAAGAAGATCGTCGCCTACGTCGACCGCGCCGGGATCGACCACTACCACCTCGCCTCGATCGCCGACCGCATCCTTCTCGATCCGGCCGGCTCGATCACGCTCGAGGGGCACATGATGGGCCGCTATTATCTCACCGGCACCCTCGAGAAGCTGGGGATCGGATTCGACGAACTGCGGTTCCTCGAGTACAAGTCCGCCTTCGAGACGCTCTCCCGGCGGGAGATGTCGGACGCGGACCGCGAGCAGCTCGGCCGCATCAACGAGGAACGCCACCGTATCGCCCGCGAGGATATCTGCGCGGCGCGCGGAATCGATCCCGCGGCGTTCGACCGGATGGTCGACGACGAGTGGGTCTTCCTTCCCGCCGAGGCCGAGAAGCGGGGCCTCGTCGACACCCTCGCCAGGCGGGACGCCTTCGAAAAGGCGATCGAGTCCCTCGAGGGGGAGGCGAAACGGCTTGTCGATCCCGGGTATCTCTGGACCGACCTTCCCCCCACCGACGAGCGGTGGGGCGAGACGAAGCGGATCGCCGTCGTCTACGCGCTCGGCGTCTGCGCGATGGACGAGGGGATATCGGCCCGCAGCCTCGTGAAGGACATCGAAGAGGTCGCATCGGATTCCCGCGTCGCGGCGGTCGTTTTCCGCGTCGACTCCCCCGGTGGCGACGGTCTCGCCTCCGATATCGTCGCCGAGGCGATCCGGACGTGCGCACGGTCGAAACCGGTCGTCGTCTCGCAGGGCGCCGTCGCCGGTTCTGGCGGCTACTGGATCTCGATGTACGGCGACTCGATCGTCGCCGCACCGTCGACGATCACCGGATCGATCGGCGTCATCGGCGGGTGGCTGTACGACAAGGGGCTCTACGACCGGCTCGGCGTCACGACCGATCGGGTATCGATCGGCCGCCACGCCGACCTGGGCCTGTCCGGCCCCGTTAACCTTCCCGTCCGTCCGCTCTCGACGGAGGAGCGGCGAATCCGGCGAAAGAACATCCTCGACTTCTACGAGATATTCGTCGACAAGGTAGCCGAGGGGCGCGGCCGCCCGCGGGAGGAGATACACGAGATCGCGCAGGGACGGGTCTGGTCGGGTTCCGACGGGCTCGAAATCGGGCTCGTCGACGTCATCGGCGGCCTCGACCGCGCGATCGGCATCGCCAGCGAGATGGCGGGCATCGCGCCGGAGGAACCGGTGAAGATCGTCGAGCGGCCCGTTCCGCCCCTCTTCGATCTCGGCGGGCTCGTGCGCCGGAACGTCGGCGCCGGATCGCGAAGCGGCCTCGTCGAAGAAACGCTGCTCGGCGGCGGGCTCCGCGACTACCTCCGTTTCCGCATCGATCACAACGGGGAAATCATGCCTCTCATGCCGATCGACGAGATGGAGCTCCTCGCCGAATGA
- a CDS encoding tetratricopeptide repeat protein, which yields MRSCIPPVVVCLAVLFSCAHGPYIPPPTLEPRPDDDAVRTLVMKGIDLHDRGDYDAAIIAYDAALEINPASPFAWYELSMSLFSARRFEASLDAALHAARYENDFMHLVYVSAGNALSRLERWNESERVFREGMERFPDFHLLPFNLATMFFRRGDSAEAMRFTQESARLDPLHASSHYAIGDFYFMANRRVPSILAFSLFLCLESETRRANSALGKIRWMIGGGVYRESDSAMKIMFSDLPEDGVDDFGAVEMGLSMATALEKAGGNGDRPKAEELVRQLDTVFGLVAELASDGKDRKPGFAWECYAPFVRAAVEAGHRDAMSRVILGNAGLPGADAWTAEHRTASRAFIDWTRRYLGRPPRTRKAGK from the coding sequence GTGCGTTCATGCATCCCGCCGGTCGTCGTGTGTCTCGCCGTCCTCTTCTCCTGCGCGCACGGCCCGTATATCCCGCCGCCCACTCTCGAACCGCGCCCCGACGACGACGCCGTGCGCACGCTCGTCATGAAGGGGATCGATCTCCACGATCGCGGCGATTACGATGCGGCCATCATCGCGTACGATGCCGCCCTCGAGATCAATCCGGCGAGCCCCTTCGCCTGGTACGAGCTGTCGATGTCCCTCTTCTCCGCGAGACGATTCGAGGCGAGCCTCGATGCCGCGCTCCACGCCGCGCGCTACGAGAACGACTTCATGCACCTCGTCTACGTGAGCGCGGGAAACGCCCTTTCGCGTCTCGAGCGGTGGAACGAATCGGAACGGGTATTCCGCGAAGGGATGGAGCGGTTTCCGGATTTCCACCTCCTTCCGTTCAACCTCGCCACGATGTTCTTCCGCCGCGGCGACTCCGCCGAGGCGATGCGGTTCACGCAGGAGTCGGCTCGGCTGGATCCCCTTCACGCTTCCTCGCACTACGCGATCGGTGATTTCTACTTCATGGCGAACCGGCGCGTGCCGTCGATTCTCGCCTTCTCCCTCTTCCTCTGTCTGGAATCGGAAACGCGGCGGGCGAACAGCGCACTGGGAAAAATCCGCTGGATGATCGGCGGCGGCGTCTACCGCGAAAGCGATTCCGCTATGAAAATCATGTTTTCCGACCTGCCGGAGGACGGCGTGGACGATTTCGGCGCCGTCGAGATGGGGCTTTCCATGGCAACGGCCCTCGAGAAGGCGGGAGGAAACGGCGACCGGCCGAAGGCAGAGGAACTCGTCCGCCAGCTCGACACTGTTTTCGGCCTCGTCGCCGAGCTTGCAAGTGACGGAAAGGATCGAAAACCGGGGTTCGCGTGGGAATGCTACGCGCCCTTCGTCAGGGCGGCGGTCGAGGCGGGACATCGCGACGCGATGTCCCGCGTGATCCTGGGAAACGCCGGACTGCCCGGGGCCGATGCGTGGACGGCGGAGCACCGGACCGCTTCCCGCGCGTTCATCGACTGGACGAGGCGATACCTCGGACGGCCTCCGCGCACAAGGAAGGCCGGGAAATGA
- a CDS encoding helix-turn-helix transcriptional regulator, with translation MIAERGVHALTIRTLATRVGVSRSALYRHFRNKGALLSAIAADGFRRLESRLAAVDAAGTDPLDRLGQLFEAFVLFAVEDPSMYRLMFAEETNREASTALRDAAAAAIAHPIKTIEECIREGSLRPENPLALVRHVWVEAHGLSMLLIDGQLRSTGGAAVHAVLAGDDDRDAIDPADLARSTARLLLDGMRA, from the coding sequence ATGATCGCCGAACGCGGCGTGCATGCGCTCACGATCCGGACGCTCGCAACCCGCGTCGGCGTATCGCGTTCCGCGCTCTATCGCCATTTCCGCAACAAGGGGGCTCTCCTCTCGGCGATCGCGGCGGACGGCTTCCGTCGTCTCGAGTCGCGTCTCGCCGCAGTCGACGCCGCCGGCACCGATCCCCTGGACCGTCTCGGCCAGCTCTTCGAGGCGTTCGTCCTCTTCGCCGTCGAGGATCCGTCGATGTACCGGCTGATGTTCGCCGAGGAAACGAACCGGGAAGCCTCCACGGCCCTGCGCGACGCGGCTGCCGCGGCGATCGCGCACCCGATCAAGACCATCGAGGAGTGCATCCGCGAGGGATCGCTCCGCCCGGAGAATCCCCTGGCGCTCGTCCGGCACGTATGGGTCGAGGCCCACGGGCTCTCGATGCTTCTCATCGACGGCCAGTTGCGATCGACCGGGGGAGCCGCCGTGCACGCCGTTCTCGCCGGAGACGACGATCGCGACGCCATAGACCCCGCCGATCTCGCTCGTTCCACGGCGCGTCTTCTCCTCGACGGCATGCGCGCCTGA
- a CDS encoding PhzF family phenazine biosynthesis protein → MKELALKQIDTFTTAPFRGNPAGIVLGADELDGGAMQRIAAEMATAETAFVQSTGSMTIPWRARFFTPNCEYDFSGHSVIAVAYALVEEGLVELADGVTSLLVETKSGPVPIDIHFRSIASGVSPGALPVEVGGHTVGFLERIMLSLAVSDHRDATVPLEEIADICGIDPFEVKRTGLPVEVVRNGIVQLLVPVQHAEAVREMHPDLIRLMLMNQRIGVDTTDIFTLDALNEDAFTYSRHFSPATGLWEDIASGAGAASLASYLLRHGVITPRTMIMDQGNEIDSLARVFVEVEAEKDGKVPVRIGGLAVTSITRTVSIEDERVLIV, encoded by the coding sequence ATGAAGGAACTCGCCCTTAAACAGATCGACACCTTCACGACGGCGCCGTTTCGCGGCAACCCCGCGGGGATCGTCCTGGGCGCGGACGAACTCGACGGCGGGGCGATGCAGCGCATCGCCGCCGAGATGGCCACGGCCGAGACGGCGTTCGTGCAGTCGACCGGCTCGATGACGATTCCCTGGCGAGCCCGTTTCTTCACGCCGAATTGCGAATACGACTTCAGCGGCCACTCGGTCATCGCCGTCGCCTACGCTCTCGTCGAGGAGGGCCTCGTCGAACTGGCCGACGGCGTCACCAGCCTGCTCGTCGAGACGAAGAGCGGTCCGGTGCCGATCGACATACACTTCCGGTCGATCGCCTCCGGCGTCTCCCCGGGCGCCCTGCCCGTCGAGGTCGGTGGCCATACGGTCGGATTCCTCGAGCGTATCATGTTGAGTCTGGCGGTCAGCGACCACCGGGACGCCACCGTTCCCCTCGAGGAGATCGCCGACATCTGCGGCATCGACCCGTTCGAGGTCAAGCGGACCGGGCTGCCCGTCGAGGTCGTCAGGAACGGGATCGTGCAGCTCCTCGTCCCCGTCCAGCACGCCGAGGCGGTCCGCGAGATGCATCCCGATCTCATCCGGCTGATGCTCATGAACCAGCGGATCGGCGTGGACACGACGGACATCTTCACGCTCGACGCCCTCAACGAGGACGCATTCACGTACTCCCGCCATTTTTCCCCCGCCACGGGACTCTGGGAAGACATCGCCTCGGGCGCCGGCGCCGCGAGCCTCGCATCCTACCTGCTCCGGCACGGCGTCATCACGCCGAGGACGATGATCATGGACCAGGGGAACGAGATCGACTCGCTCGCCAGGGTCTTCGTCGAGGTCGAGGCCGAGAAGGACGGGAAGGTGCCGGTACGTATCGGCGGCCTGGCCGTCACGTCGATCACGCGCACGGTCTCCATCGAGGATGAGCGCGTCCTGATCGTATGA
- a CDS encoding beta-lactamase family protein, with the protein MPTLMSAGRIPGLQAALVSDDRVVWTAGYGAKNASTGAPVTDETIFEAASLAKPLFAYAVMRLVDRGTIDLDAPIASCLPRGTIEAGLGHPPEPRGSLRPAARPVRGGSALLRPGHDRSRGLQEDVRGIEKHLRAGRHRLFPDALRARRGRQSRTDRRHLRGRPRGQLGARQVTGLRFNLDSAFPPG; encoded by the coding sequence TTGCCGACCCTCATGTCGGCGGGCAGGATCCCCGGCCTGCAGGCGGCCCTCGTCAGCGACGACCGCGTCGTGTGGACCGCCGGCTACGGCGCGAAGAACGCATCGACCGGGGCGCCGGTGACAGACGAGACGATCTTCGAGGCCGCCTCCCTCGCGAAACCCCTCTTCGCCTACGCTGTCATGAGACTCGTCGATCGCGGCACGATCGACCTCGACGCTCCCATCGCCTCATGCCTGCCCCGCGGGACGATCGAGGCGGGCCTGGGGCACCCCCCCGAGCCTCGCGGGAGCCTACGGCCCGCGGCACGTCCGGTTCGAGGAGGGAGCGCTTTACTACGCCCGGGACACGACCGATCCCGCGGCCTTCAGGAGGATGTACGCGGTATCGAGAAACACCTTCGTGCTGGACGGCATCGTCTATTTCCGGATGCGCTTCGAGCTCGACGCGGACGGCAATCCCGAACGGATCGTCGGCATCTACGAGGACGGCCGCGAGGACAGCTCGGAGCGCGACAGGTGACCGGTCTCCGGTTCAATCTTGATTCCGCGTTTCCGCCGGGTTAG
- a CDS encoding nuclear transport factor 2 family protein: MKRSVLLCLAILSAAVAGVVLADATDGDADDIGAVLDAQVRGWNERGVDAFMEAYWRSPDMTFHSGTDRVEGWETLRGRYRARYEGKRRGELAFENVRVVMLAADAAYATGKWRVTTGGEVATGLFTLVFRRFDDGWRIVHDHTS; encoded by the coding sequence ATGAAGCGTTCGGTCCTTCTCTGCCTCGCCATCCTGTCCGCCGCGGTCGCGGGAGTCGTTCTCGCGGACGCGACGGACGGGGATGCGGACGACATCGGCGCGGTCCTGGATGCCCAGGTGCGCGGATGGAACGAGCGGGGCGTCGACGCGTTCATGGAGGCGTACTGGCGGTCTCCGGACATGACATTCCACTCGGGCACGGATCGGGTCGAGGGATGGGAGACGCTCCGCGGGAGATACCGTGCGAGGTACGAGGGCAAGCGGCGCGGCGAGCTCGCGTTCGAGAACGTCCGTGTCGTCATGCTCGCCGCCGACGCGGCCTATGCAACCGGCAAATGGCGCGTGACGACCGGCGGGGAGGTCGCGACAGGGCTCTTCACACTCGTTTTCAGGCGGTTCGACGATGGCTGGCGCATCGTGCACGACCATACCTCGTGA
- a CDS encoding choice-of-anchor D domain-containing protein, translated as MFRARSGNRRVSARSIGAAVCAAIAVCAILCAPVGAAAYDETVCARKYCPGTCTQPHPTQPCMSGSLPPSGDCQCYSDFTISFSQVVHLTATNLDSDCGGGRTGWFVIYNTSGTEAYAWSMGGAGFGWSDDVTLAPGTYRLDPGAMSGGTYCVEFWSGAADCSSSLAMASADFGEVESGDCAGWRTATFRNDGNQTFSGIAVSVTDPNFHLDLAGVPTTLDPGDDLDFEVQFCAPGGLTFDQPYAGFIQVAYTCNGAVNQRQQTVSGTAHVRRGELDVASSFDVGEADWTLASPGNRVERNLSIANVGDASMTVVASIVDDGGGVFDLPSGGSVGTVSGGSSRSLRVGATVFDETTYTGTLRIEADYGSGLGSSALVTLHATGHHPVPHVGFITADIDYGEVEIDYAFHQAIRIENTGDAVLTFGIALEDPSDTDATEFTLDLGSQSIGAGRSDLFEMTFHPMTADYREIVLLVGPTNEEPPNTYRVRLHGTGTEPIPLSTMLVVDRSGSMDGMAGDVRKIVAASDAGDLYVDLVRDAWDSIGLTKYNESNSTPVPLDQVSANRAAMLAALGDITGELLPDGATGIGGAMQTAAGEFVSSPAENAQAMIVLTDGKENVEPWIADAMPGIRGDHPDLRIFSVGIGDPIETGAYGVEGIETTKLQQIAEDTDALFRVVQSISGEHRYDLEAFYFKVFAKATGRQLALDPLYMVPYSPGMTLVSTVDIVSCDRDADFLVISELYRVPQFETALFLQDPTGQIVDPSATIGGIAVHVKAGDHYRLYRVKFPPRSESDSYSGAWRLYLQVEGDPAEIKRYATSVQVVPGYVPVAFMAAVGSDYRLEASITPGEVLVGEPLRLSARTTEAWWPNPDADVDVEITRPDGSTATLVLHDDGLHDDGEAGDAAFAVTLTDTYREGYYEFLVRSRGRTERGERVTRERYLSKHVGAYPPDRPSRECIPCWLLRLLLVLFLLLLIFIALWLIRCCYRLHRIRG; from the coding sequence ATGTTTAGAGCCCGTTCCGGAAATCGGCGGGTATCCGCGCGATCGATCGGCGCCGCCGTCTGCGCGGCGATCGCCGTGTGCGCGATCCTCTGTGCGCCCGTCGGGGCGGCCGCTTACGACGAGACGGTCTGCGCACGGAAGTACTGCCCCGGTACCTGCACGCAGCCCCACCCGACGCAGCCCTGCATGAGCGGGAGTTTGCCGCCCTCGGGGGACTGCCAGTGCTACAGCGATTTCACGATCTCCTTCTCCCAGGTCGTCCATCTGACGGCGACGAACCTCGACAGCGACTGCGGCGGCGGCCGGACCGGCTGGTTCGTCATCTACAACACGAGCGGGACGGAGGCCTATGCCTGGAGCATGGGAGGAGCTGGATTCGGCTGGAGCGACGACGTGACGCTCGCTCCCGGCACCTATCGCCTCGATCCGGGCGCGATGTCGGGGGGCACCTACTGCGTCGAGTTCTGGAGCGGAGCGGCCGATTGCAGCTCGTCACTCGCGATGGCGAGCGCCGACTTCGGCGAGGTCGAATCGGGGGACTGCGCCGGATGGCGGACAGCCACCTTCCGGAACGACGGCAACCAGACCTTCTCCGGTATCGCCGTCTCGGTGACCGATCCGAACTTCCATCTCGATCTCGCCGGCGTGCCGACGACCCTCGATCCCGGCGACGACCTCGATTTCGAGGTGCAGTTCTGCGCGCCCGGGGGATTGACCTTCGACCAGCCGTACGCCGGCTTCATCCAGGTGGCCTATACCTGCAACGGCGCCGTGAACCAGCGCCAGCAGACGGTCAGCGGCACGGCGCACGTGCGGCGCGGCGAGCTCGATGTCGCATCGAGCTTCGACGTGGGCGAGGCCGACTGGACGCTCGCTTCGCCGGGCAACCGGGTCGAACGGAACCTGTCGATCGCCAACGTCGGCGACGCCTCGATGACCGTCGTCGCCTCGATCGTCGACGACGGGGGAGGCGTCTTCGACCTGCCGTCGGGGGGAAGCGTGGGAACGGTCTCCGGCGGATCCTCGCGCAGCCTGCGGGTAGGCGCGACGGTCTTCGACGAGACGACCTACACGGGAACCCTCAGGATCGAGGCCGACTACGGGAGCGGGCTCGGCTCGTCCGCCCTCGTCACCCTTCACGCGACGGGGCATCACCCCGTTCCCCACGTCGGATTCATCACGGCGGACATCGACTACGGCGAGGTCGAGATCGACTACGCCTTCCACCAGGCAATCAGGATCGAGAACACGGGGGACGCCGTCCTCACGTTCGGGATCGCTCTCGAGGATCCGTCGGACACGGACGCGACCGAATTCACGCTCGATCTCGGCTCGCAGTCGATCGGGGCAGGACGCTCGGACCTCTTCGAGATGACCTTCCACCCGATGACGGCGGATTACCGAGAGATAGTCCTTCTCGTCGGGCCGACGAACGAGGAGCCGCCGAACACGTACCGCGTCCGGCTGCACGGGACGGGAACCGAGCCGATTCCCCTCTCGACGATGCTCGTCGTCGACCGCTCGGGGAGCATGGACGGGATGGCGGGAGACGTCCGAAAGATCGTCGCGGCGAGCGACGCGGGCGATCTCTACGTCGATCTCGTACGCGACGCGTGGGACTCGATCGGCCTCACGAAATACAACGAGAGCAACTCGACGCCGGTGCCCCTCGATCAGGTGAGCGCGAACCGGGCCGCCATGCTCGCGGCCCTCGGCGACATCACGGGGGAACTCCTCCCCGACGGCGCGACCGGGATCGGCGGGGCCATGCAGACGGCGGCCGGCGAGTTCGTCTCGAGCCCCGCGGAAAACGCGCAGGCGATGATCGTCCTCACCGACGGCAAGGAGAACGTGGAGCCCTGGATCGCCGATGCCATGCCGGGCATCCGGGGAGACCATCCCGACCTGCGGATCTTCAGCGTCGGCATCGGCGATCCGATCGAGACGGGCGCGTACGGCGTGGAAGGGATCGAGACGACGAAGCTCCAGCAGATCGCCGAAGACACCGACGCCCTCTTCCGTGTCGTCCAGTCGATCTCCGGCGAGCATCGATACGATCTCGAAGCCTTCTATTTCAAGGTCTTCGCCAAGGCGACCGGCCGCCAGCTGGCTCTCGATCCCCTCTACATGGTCCCGTATTCCCCGGGAATGACGCTCGTCTCGACCGTGGACATCGTGTCGTGCGACCGGGACGCCGATTTTCTCGTCATCAGCGAGCTCTACCGCGTGCCGCAGTTCGAGACGGCCCTCTTCCTCCAGGATCCGACGGGCCAGATCGTCGATCCCTCCGCGACGATCGGCGGGATCGCCGTGCACGTCAAGGCGGGAGACCACTACCGGCTCTACCGGGTGAAGTTCCCGCCCCGATCGGAGAGCGACTCCTATTCCGGCGCGTGGCGGCTCTATCTCCAGGTCGAGGGCGATCCCGCGGAGATCAAGAGATACGCGACGAGCGTGCAGGTCGTGCCCGGGTACGTCCCGGTCGCCTTCATGGCGGCCGTCGGGTCCGATTACCGGCTCGAGGCCTCGATCACGCCGGGGGAGGTTCTCGTCGGCGAACCGCTGCGCCTGTCGGCCCGGACGACCGAGGCGTGGTGGCCCAATCCCGACGCCGACGTCGACGTGGAGATCACGAGGCCCGACGGGTCGACGGCGACCCTGGTTCTGCACGACGACGGCCTTCACGACGACGGCGAGGCGGGGGACGCCGCCTTCGCCGTCACCCTCACCGACACCTACCGGGAGGGGTACTACGAGTTCCTGGTTCGCAGCCGGGGCAGGACCGAGCGGGGGGAGCGGGTCACCCGCGAGCGCTACCTGTCCAAGCATGTCGGCGCCTACCCGCCCGACCGTCCGTCGCGGGAGTGCATCCCGTGCTGGCTGCTGCGCCTGCTGCTCGTTTTGTTCCTGCTCCTTCTGATCTTCATCGCGCTCTGGCTGATCCGATGCTGCTACCGGCTGCACCGGATCCGGGGATGA